A section of the Epinephelus moara isolate mb chromosome 3, YSFRI_EMoa_1.0, whole genome shotgun sequence genome encodes:
- the LOC126388059 gene encoding complement C1q-like protein 2, translated as MKITATFLLLLLVVCSVSTGDVSKYQQPDLQDIHAVLREMTASLTKQRIETRLLQRQNEEQAAKLKELTTEVNELRPQLQEKQVAFSAALVSSGDVTIGPFPKHTVLIFKHVTTNIGNAYNPHTGIFTAPVRGAYHFVWYVGVNGATNHAAAAELVKNSEHINLAWEQQTNHYGTGSNGVDLLLEVGDVVFVRLWANTKVSDNWFHHVTFTGHLIFTM; from the exons ATGAAGATCACTGCAactttcctgctgctgctgctggtggtctGTTCAGTCTCTACGGGCGATGTATCCAAATACCAACAACCCGATCTGCAAGACATCCATGCTGTGCTGAGAGAGATGACCGCCTCGCTTACTAAACAGAGGATTGAGACAAGACTGTTGCAAAGACAGAATGAAG AACAAGCAGCAAAGCTGAAAGAGCTGACGACTGAAGTGAACGAACTGAGGCCACAGCTGCAAG AAAAACAGGTGGCTTTCTCAGCGGCTCTGGTGTCCTCAGGTGATGTGACTATCGGACCCTTTCCTAAACACACCGTGCTGATCTTCAAACACGTCACCACAAACATTGGAAATGCCTACAACCCACACACAG GTATTTTCACTGCACCGGTGAGAGGAGCCTACCACTTTGTGTGGTACGTAGGTGTAAATGGAGCAACTAATCATGCTGCAGCGGCTGAGTTGGTGAAGAACTCTGAGCACATTAATCTTGCATGGGAGCAACAGACGAACCATTATGGGACAGGCTCTAATGGTGTTGACCTGCTGCTAGAGGTTGGAGATGTTGTGTTTGTACGTCTGTGGGCTAACACAAAGGTGTCTGACAACTGgtttcatcatgtcaccttcaCTGGTCATCTGATTTTCACCATGTAA